One window of Dermacentor andersoni chromosome 7, qqDerAnde1_hic_scaffold, whole genome shotgun sequence genomic DNA carries:
- the LOC126534155 gene encoding uncharacterized protein has translation MASSHLVGLFLCLLAASVAAIPEKCQIPDEDWEELVDQFLAKIPNDYSFPGPHDATKHNEVLSGFTVGDITLSGLSNLKRYGTVRVFCKNGKPVVDIVMGSHVPMKMSVPWKYCGGKTGLLGTQAKHVKVCIGFDVEQVDGKVALRPVRVSPKWIETMDVKLEGAGDVVKTVAHLMGKLMPAFVKDFWIENLPWRMHKILVEIAK, from the exons ATGGCGTCGAGTCATCTAgtgggcttgtttctgtgctTGCTAGCAGCAAGTGTTGCAGCGATTCCAG AAAAATGCCAAATCCCGGATGAAGACTGGGAAGAGCTGGTCGACCAGTTCCTTGCCAAGATTCCCAACGACTACTCATTTCCCGGTCCGCACGACGCCACCAAACACAACGAAGTGCTCTCCGGCTTCACGGTTGGTGACATCACGCTGAGTGGCCTCTCAAACCTCAAGCGGTACGGTACTGTCCGCGTGTTCTGCAAGAACGGCAAGCCGGTCGTGGACATAGTCATGGGTTCGCATGTGCCAATGAAGATGTCCGTTCCCTGGAAGTACTGCGGTGGCAAGACGGGGCTCTTGGGCACCCAAGCCAAGCACGTCAAAGTTTGCATTGGCTTCGACGTTGAGCAAGTCGATGGCAAGGTGGCACTTCGACCGGTCAGGGTCTCGCCCAAGTGGATTGAGACCATGGACGTCAAGCTGGAAGGCGCTGGAGATGTGGTCAAGACGGTGGCACACTTGATGGGCAAGCTGATGCCAGCCTTTGTGAAGGACTTCTGGATCGAGAACCTGCCATGGAGGATGCACAAGATACTCGTGGAGATTGCGAAATGA